The Pseudomonadota bacterium nucleotide sequence GATTGCTGAAAAGATTGAAGCGATTGATGTTGCAACACCTGTGACCTACGAACGATATACCGCTAACTGGAAGGGGGCCATCGAGGGCTGGCTGGTTACTCCTGATACCATTGGAATGGCAATGGCGGACGGCATGGGCAAGACGCTTCCCGGACTCAAGAATTTCTATATGGCCGGGCAATGGGTGGAACCGGGCGGCGGCATCCCGCCGGCCGCGATTTCCGGCAAAAAAGTCATTGAGATGATCTGCAAACAGGACGGCAAACCATTTAAGGCGCTAAAGTCATAGCTGGTATTTTTTCATGGACCCTGTGAAATTCATCATACTCGGCAACGCCCGAACCGGTTCGAATCTCCTGGTAGACCAGCTCAAGGCCTGCCCTGAAGTCCGCGTGCTCGGCGAATTATTTAATCTCAACAGCTTGAAAAAAGTGCTTCAGATTCGGTTTCTTGATAATCCGCTGCAATACCTTGAGGATCAACTGGCTCTCGCTGCTAATGATTCCATCAAAACCATCGGATTCAAGATTTTCTACTATCATGCCACCACGGGGCAACTCTTGCCGGGAAATTATCCGGACAAAAACATTGAATATGCCCCGCCGCATCTGAAAAAAAGGATCAACCGACTCCATGATCTTCTCCGGGAAAAATATAATCTGGAAGAACTTGGCCCCAAAATCCAGGGAGTTTGGGCGTATCTCAAAAATGATCCCGAACTCAAAGTGATTCATCTGAAAAGAAAGAATAAGCTTGCGACGTTTTTATCGCTCAGGCGCGCCTTTATGACCGATGAGTGGACAAAACCCAAAGGGGTAAAAGCACGGGCCATCAAAGCGATTAAAGACATACCAAGAAAGATTTCCGGGGCGGGGGAGATTAATAGCGGCAAATCATCCCGAGAGCCGGTATATCTCTCATATGAGGATTGCCTTGAGGCCTTTGAAAGGAGCACCGCCTGGGAACAGGAGTATGACGAGTTTTTCAAGGATCATGCCAAAACAGATATTCTTTACGAAAATATCAAATCAGATCCCAGGGTGGAGATGGAAAAGATTTATTCATTGCTTGGGCTTGAAGGCGAGGTGGAACTATCCGATTCTCTTGCAAAACAGAACCGTAAGCCCCTGTCGGAATCCATTGCCAATTATCAGGAACTCAAAAACCGATTTGCACAGACCCCTTGGCAGGAGTTTTTTATTGATTAGCGAGGTCTGGTGCTTGATCTTCAATCAACCTTGATTTTGGATTTACCTTTAAGCTCTGCCCCGGTCAAATCCGCAGGATTGGTATATTTTCCGCCCCATTTATAGA carries:
- a CDS encoding NAD(P)/FAD-dependent oxidoreductase encodes the protein GDFSDQPHKAVIQPSEVIEVAGEILDRISIRHYGYDPTMAPNGKSVLIITFKASYDYWKKLRGNRVGYNKEKKQVADQIIKELANRFPGIAEKIEAIDVATPVTYERYTANWKGAIEGWLVTPDTIGMAMADGMGKTLPGLKNFYMAGQWVEPGGGIPPAAISGKKVIEMICKQDGKPFKALKS